The following coding sequences are from one Manis pentadactyla isolate mManPen7 chromosome 13, mManPen7.hap1, whole genome shotgun sequence window:
- the LOC118919997 gene encoding olfactory receptor 5V1-like yields MDGYNLTTVTHFILMGLSDLPEVRYPLFVFFAVIYQVTLVGNGAILLAIRMEKKLRTPMYYFLANLSLLDIFCPSATVPKMLDNLLTGNHSISFLGCALQVYFLVALVGTEFFLLSVMAYDRYVAICFPLRYNLIMTEARCALLTAGTWAAGFLNSLLHTVSTFCLSFCKSNRINQYYCDIPPLVALSCSSKSMIDMVVLVERGILGIGAFLTTFISYIYIISAILNIQSVEGKRKAFSTCASHLLVVCLFYGTATFTYMQPSSHGRSPAGHSLIPMLYGVITPMLNPMIYSLRNREVKGAVSRVFCHGTCSQEMQE; encoded by the coding sequence ATGGACGGCTACAATCTCACCACGGTGACTCACTTTATCCTCATGGGGCTCTCTGACCTCCCTGAGGTGCGCTATCCTCTCTTTGTGTTCTTTGCCGTCATCTACCAGGTCACCTTGGTGGGAAATGGGGCCATTCTCTTGGCCATCAGGATGGAGAAGAAGCTGCGTACACCCATGTATTACTTTCTGGCCAATCTGTCCCTCTTAGACATATTCTGCCCATCAGCTACTGTCCCCAAGATGCTGGACAACCTCTTGACTGGGAATCACAGCATTTCCTTCCTGGGCTGTGCTTTACAGGTTTACTTCCTGGTGGCACTAGTAGGGActgaattcttccttctcagtgtcatGGCTTATGACCGGTATGTGGCCATCTGCTTCCCCCTTCGATACAATCTCATCATGACCGAGGCTCGCTGTGCCCTGCTCACAGCTGGGACCTGGGCAGCAGGGTTTCTCAATTCCCTCCTTCATACTGTGTCCACCTTCTGCCTGTCTTTCTGCAAATCCAATCGGATTAACCAGTACTACTGTGACATCCCCCCATTGGTGGCCCTCTCCTGCTCATCCAAGTCCATGATAGACATGGTCGTGTTAGTGGAAAGAGGGATTTTGGGGATTGGTGCCTTCTTGACCACATTTATCTCTTACATCTACATCATATCTGCCATCCTGAACATTCAGTCTGTGGAAGGTAAGCGCAAAGCCTTCTCCACATGTGCTTCCCACCTCCTGGTGGTCTGCTTGTTCTATGGCACAGCCACATTCACCTACATGCAACCCTCTTCTCATGGACGCTCTCCCGCTGGCCACAGCCTCATCCCCATGCTCTATGGGGTTATTACCCCAATGTTAAACCCCATGATCTACAGcttgaggaacagagaggtgaAAGGCGCAGTCAGCAGGGTCTTCTGTCATGGAACATGTTCACAGGAAATGCAAGAGTAA